A window of the Brassica napus cultivar Da-Ae chromosome A2, Da-Ae, whole genome shotgun sequence genome harbors these coding sequences:
- the LOC106409762 gene encoding AP2-like ethylene-responsive transcription factor BBM2 isoform X1, which produces MNNNWLGFSLSPSDQNIHRTGVVDSSTATTAVDVTGEYCYDMTAASDESSAVRTSFPSPFGVVLDAFTRDNNSHSRDWDINGGACNNIHSNDQNEPKLENFFGRTTTIYNNSENGGDGNGGCGGGDGAGGSLGLSMIKTWLTNQPVSNVDHQENNGNAARGLSLSMNSSTTCDSNKYNNRNNVVQEKTNVDSVDATPKKTIESFGQRTSIYRGVTRHRWTGRYEAHLWDNSCKREGQARKGRQGGYDKEEKAARAYDLAALKYWGTTTTTNFPITEYEKEVEDMNHMTRQEYVASLRRKSSGFSRGASIYRGVTRHHQHGRWQARIGRVAGNKDLYLGTFGTQEEAAEAYDIAAIKFRGLTAVTNFEMSRYNVKAILDSPSLPIGSSAKRLKEVNHPVPSMMINNNVSESENDASGWQNAAVQHHHGIDLSLLQQHQERYNNYYNGGSARAYFKEEEDQHHFLSNSPSLMANIDQHSSASGDMVTVYGNVGGYGGHQGLAIPVGTSLNCDTLAAAEIAYDARNHYYFAQQQQGGGFPVGISNNVGSNMYFNGEGGGEGAFTVWNNT; this is translated from the exons ATGAATAATAACTGGCTAggtttttctctctctccttctgaCCAAAATATCCATCGTACGGGGGTCGTCGACTCTTCCACCGCCACAACAGCCGTAGATGTCACGGGGGAGTATTGTTACGATATGACTGCTGCCTCTGATGAGTCTTCAGCTGTTCGAACATCGTTTCCTTCTCCCTTTGGTGTCGTCCTCGATGCCTTCACCAGAGACAACAATAGTCACTCCCGAG attgGGACATCAATGGTGGTGCATGCAATAACATCCACAGTAATGACCAAAATGAACCAAAGCTTGAGAATTTCTTCGGCCGCACCACCACGATTTACAACAACAGCGAAAATGGTGGAGATGGAAATGGTGGTTGTGGAGGAGGAGACGGTGCTGGTGGCTCATTAGGCCTTTCGATGATTAAGACATGGCTGACGAATCAGCCGGTGTCTAATGTGGATCATCAAGAGAATAATGGGAATGCCGCAAGAGGCTTGTCACTCTCTATGAACTCATCTACTACTTGTGATAGCAACAAGTACAACAATAGGAATAATGTTGTTCAAGAGAAGACCAATGTTGATAGCGTTGATGCTACACCTAAGAAAACTATTGAGAGTTTTGGACAAAGGACGTCTATATATCGCGGTGTTACAAG GCATCGGTGGACAGGAAGATATGAGGCACATTTGTGGGATAATAGTTGCAAAAGAGAAGGCCAAGCTCGCAAAGGAAGACAag GAGGTTATGACAAAGAAGAGAAAGCAGCTAGGGCGTATGATTTAGCCGCACTCAAGTATTGGGGAACTACCACTACTACTAATTTCCCT ATAACTGAATATGAGAAAGAGGTAGAAGATATGAACCACATGACGCGGCAAGAGTATGTTGCCTCTCTGCGCAG GAAAAGTAGTGGTTTCTCTCGTGGAGCATCGATTTATCGAGGAGTAACAAG GCATCACCAACATGGAAGATGGCAAGCTAGGATCGGAAGAGTCGCCGGTAACAAAGACCTCTACTTGGGAACTTTTG GCACACAAGAAGAGGCTGCAGAGGCATACGACATTGCTGCCATCAAATTTAGAGGATTAACCGCAGTGACTAACTTCGAAATGAGCAGATACAACGTTAAAGCAATCCTCGACAGCCCGAGCCTTCCTATTGGTAGCTCTGCGAAACGTCTCAAGGAAGTTAACCATCCGGTTCCTAGTATGATGATCAATAATAACGTTTCAGAGAGTGAAAATGATGCTAGCGGCTGGCAAAACGCTGCGGTTCAGCATCATCATGGAATAGATTTGAGCTTATTACAGCAACATCAAGAGAGGTACAATAATTATTACAATGGAGGGAGTGCTAGGGCTTATTTTAAAGAAGAGGAAGATCAGCACCATTTCTTGAGCAACTCGCCGAGCCTCATGGCTAATATCGATCAGCATAGTTCTGCTTCGGGTGATATGGTTACTGTTTATGGAAATGTCGGTGGTTATGGTGGTCATCAAGGACTTGCAATCCCGGTTGGAACATCTCTTAACTGCGATACCTTGGCCGCTGCTGAGATTGCTTACGACGCAAGAAACCATTATTATTTTGCTCAGCAACAGCAAGGAGGAGGTTTTCCTGTGGGAATTTCGAATAATGTTGGCTCTAATATGTACTTTAATGGGGAAGGTGGTGGAGAAGGGGCGTTTACAGTTTGGAACAACACTTAG
- the LOC106409762 gene encoding AP2-like ethylene-responsive transcription factor BBM2 isoform X2 translates to MNNNWLGFSLSPSDQNIHRTGVVDSSTATTAVDVTGEYCYDMTAASDESSAVRTSFPSPFGVVLDAFTRDNNSHSRDWDINGGACNNIHSNDQNEPKLENFFGRTTTIYNNSENGGDGNGGCGGGDGAGGSLGLSMIKTWLTNQPVSNVDHQENNGNAARGLSLSMNSSTTCDSNKYNNRNNVVQEKTNVDSVDATPKKTIESFGQRTSIYRGVTRHRWTGRYEAHLWDNSCKREGQARKGRQVYLGGYDKEEKAARAYDLAALKYWGTTTTTNFPITEYEKEVEDMNHMTRQEYVASLRRKSSGFSRGASIYRGVTRHHQHGRWQARIGRVAGNKDLYLGTFGTQEEAAEAYDIAAIKFRGLTAVTNFEMSRYNVKAILDSPSLPIGSSAKRLKEVNHPVPSMMINNNVSESENDASGWQNAAVQHHHGIDLSLLQQHQERYNNYYNGGSARAYFKEEEDQHHFLSNSPSLMANIDQHSSASGDMVTVYGNVGGYGGHQGLAIPVGTSLNCDTLAAAEIAYDARNHYYFAQQQQGGGFPVGISNNVGSNMYFNGEGGGEGAFTVWNNT, encoded by the exons ATGAATAATAACTGGCTAggtttttctctctctccttctgaCCAAAATATCCATCGTACGGGGGTCGTCGACTCTTCCACCGCCACAACAGCCGTAGATGTCACGGGGGAGTATTGTTACGATATGACTGCTGCCTCTGATGAGTCTTCAGCTGTTCGAACATCGTTTCCTTCTCCCTTTGGTGTCGTCCTCGATGCCTTCACCAGAGACAACAATAGTCACTCCCGAG attgGGACATCAATGGTGGTGCATGCAATAACATCCACAGTAATGACCAAAATGAACCAAAGCTTGAGAATTTCTTCGGCCGCACCACCACGATTTACAACAACAGCGAAAATGGTGGAGATGGAAATGGTGGTTGTGGAGGAGGAGACGGTGCTGGTGGCTCATTAGGCCTTTCGATGATTAAGACATGGCTGACGAATCAGCCGGTGTCTAATGTGGATCATCAAGAGAATAATGGGAATGCCGCAAGAGGCTTGTCACTCTCTATGAACTCATCTACTACTTGTGATAGCAACAAGTACAACAATAGGAATAATGTTGTTCAAGAGAAGACCAATGTTGATAGCGTTGATGCTACACCTAAGAAAACTATTGAGAGTTTTGGACAAAGGACGTCTATATATCGCGGTGTTACAAG GCATCGGTGGACAGGAAGATATGAGGCACATTTGTGGGATAATAGTTGCAAAAGAGAAGGCCAAGCTCGCAAAGGAAGACAag TTTATTTGG GAGGTTATGACAAAGAAGAGAAAGCAGCTAGGGCGTATGATTTAGCCGCACTCAAGTATTGGGGAACTACCACTACTACTAATTTCCCT ATAACTGAATATGAGAAAGAGGTAGAAGATATGAACCACATGACGCGGCAAGAGTATGTTGCCTCTCTGCGCAG GAAAAGTAGTGGTTTCTCTCGTGGAGCATCGATTTATCGAGGAGTAACAAG GCATCACCAACATGGAAGATGGCAAGCTAGGATCGGAAGAGTCGCCGGTAACAAAGACCTCTACTTGGGAACTTTTG GCACACAAGAAGAGGCTGCAGAGGCATACGACATTGCTGCCATCAAATTTAGAGGATTAACCGCAGTGACTAACTTCGAAATGAGCAGATACAACGTTAAAGCAATCCTCGACAGCCCGAGCCTTCCTATTGGTAGCTCTGCGAAACGTCTCAAGGAAGTTAACCATCCGGTTCCTAGTATGATGATCAATAATAACGTTTCAGAGAGTGAAAATGATGCTAGCGGCTGGCAAAACGCTGCGGTTCAGCATCATCATGGAATAGATTTGAGCTTATTACAGCAACATCAAGAGAGGTACAATAATTATTACAATGGAGGGAGTGCTAGGGCTTATTTTAAAGAAGAGGAAGATCAGCACCATTTCTTGAGCAACTCGCCGAGCCTCATGGCTAATATCGATCAGCATAGTTCTGCTTCGGGTGATATGGTTACTGTTTATGGAAATGTCGGTGGTTATGGTGGTCATCAAGGACTTGCAATCCCGGTTGGAACATCTCTTAACTGCGATACCTTGGCCGCTGCTGAGATTGCTTACGACGCAAGAAACCATTATTATTTTGCTCAGCAACAGCAAGGAGGAGGTTTTCCTGTGGGAATTTCGAATAATGTTGGCTCTAATATGTACTTTAATGGGGAAGGTGGTGGAGAAGGGGCGTTTACAGTTTGGAACAACACTTAG
- the LOC106407173 gene encoding U1 snRNP-associated protein usp106-like, which produces MDAMRKQLDVLMGANRNGDVTEVNRKYYDRDVCRLYLSGLCPHELFQLTKMDMGPCPKVHSLQLRKEYREAKAKGVDNYDRELEDAIDRLIVECDRKIGRALKRLQEEDAKAAIAISVTEVTQSPEIIELSKQIKEKMNEADLHDLEGKTDLKIRALELVEEMRTKRADLQAVLLLEAFNKDRASLPQPIPAAALPPPDPRTQEMINEKLKKAEEFGEQGMVDEAQKALEEAEALKKLTPRQEPVVDSTKFTAADVRITDQKLRLCDICGAFLSIYDNDRRLADHFGGKLHLGYMLIRDKLAELQEEKNKVHKERVEERRSKERSRERESSRDRDRGDSRDRGRDIDRRSRERDRHHDHREHDRNYDSRSRRDRSRSRERHRDYDRRSRRHDRY; this is translated from the exons ATGGACGCCATGCGAAAGCAGCTCGATGTGCTCATGGGAGCTAACCGAAACGGTGACGTCACGGAGGTGAACCGCAAATACTACGACCGCGATGTCTGTCGTCTCTACCTATCTGGTCTCTGCCCTCACGAGCTCTTCCAATTAACG AAAATGGATATGGGTCCTTGCCCAAAGGTGCACTCTTTGCAGCTGAGGAAAGA ATATAGAGAAGCAAAGGCAAAAGGTGTTGACAACTACGATAGGGAGTTGGAAGATGCGATAGACAGGCTGATTGTTGAGTGTGATAGGAAGATTGGTAGGGCTCTTAAGCGTCTTCAGGAAGAGGATGCCAAAGCTGCTATTGCTATTTCTGTCACCGAAGTTACTCAG TCACCTGAAATTATTGAGCTgtcaaaacaaatcaaagagaagatgaatgAAGCAGACCTGCAtg ATCTTGAAGGAAAAACGGATCTGAAGATTAGAGCACTTGAGTTAGTTGAAGAGATGAGGACTAAGAGAGCTGACTTACAG GCTGTGCTGCTGTTGGAGGCCTTCAACAAAGATAGGGCGTCCTTGCCACAGCCCATACCAGCTGCAGCATTACCTCCGCCTGATCCTCGTACTCAAGAGATGATCAATGAGAAATTAAAGAAAGCTGAAGAGTTTG GGGAACAAGGAATGGTCGATGAGGCGCAGAAAGCACTAGAAGAGGCTGAAGCTCTTAAGaag CTTACTCCTAGGCAAGAACCTGTTGTGGATTCAACCAAGTTCACTGCTGCTGATGTGCGCATT ACAGACCAGAAGCTGCGTCTATGTGACATATGCGGAGCATTTTTGAGCATCTATGACAA TGATCGTCGGTTAGCTGATCATTTTGGAGGGAAGCTTCATTTGGGTTACATGTTGATCCGTGACAAATTAGCAGAGCTTCAG gAGGAGAAAAACAAAGTTCACAAGGAACGGGTGGAAGAAAGGAG GTCAAAGGAGAGGAGCAGAGAGCGAGAATCAAGTAGAGATAGAGACAGAGGGGATAGCCGTGACCGTGGAAGAGATATTGACCGTAGGAGTAGAGAACGCGACAGGCATCATGACCACCGTGAACATGACAGAAACTATGACTCAAGAAGCCGGCGGGACCGGTCACGGTCTAGGGAAAGACACAGGGATTATGATCGCCGCAGCAG ACGCCATGACCGCTACTAA